In the Pan paniscus chromosome 8, NHGRI_mPanPan1-v2.0_pri, whole genome shotgun sequence genome, one interval contains:
- the KCNMA1 gene encoding calcium-activated potassium channel subunit alpha-1 isoform X36, which produces MANGGGGGGGSSGGGGGGGGSSLRMSSNIHANHLSLDASSSSSSSSSSSSSSSSSSSSSVHEPKMDALIIPVTMEVPCDSRGQRMWWAFLASSMVTFFGGLFIILLWRTLKYLWTVCCHCGGKTKGCWRLRLGPGSGTHRLGCRGAGWGQPTQRGRRKLGAAGCSSGTYPNFFGLCSFAPRPPTLGPRKCHQQRGAGAGVRLRPRFYAERLPWRSRWLDVVGFSYSWCRRPPALRLATPSMYGC; this is translated from the exons ATGGCAaatggtggcggcggcggcggcggcagcagcggcggcggcggcggcggcggaggcagCAGTCTTAGAATGAGTAGCAATATCCACGCGAACCATCTCAGCCTAGAcgcgtcctcctcctcctcctcctcttcctcttcttcttcttcctcctcctcttcctcctcgtcCTCGGTCCACGAGCCCAAGATGGATGCGCTCATCATCCCGGTGACCATGGAGGTGCCGTGCGACAGCCGGGGCCAACGCATGTGGTGGGCTTTCCTGGCCTCCTCCATGGTGACTTTCTTCGGGGGCCTCTTCATCATCTTGCTCTGGCGGACGCTCAAGTACCTGTGGACCGTGTGCTGCCACTGCGGGGGCAAGACGAAG GGTTGTTGGCGGCTGCGGCTGGGGCCGGGGTCGGGGACTCACAGGCTCGGGTGCCGTGGTGCGGGGTGGGGACAGCCAACTCAGCGGGGACGGAGGAAGCTGGGGGCAGCTGG GTGCTCTAGTGGAACATACCCCAACTTCTTCGGCCTCTGTTCCTTTGCCCCCAGGCCACCCACTTTGGGTCCCCGGAAATGCCACCAGCAGCGCGGAGCTGGAGCGGGGGTCCGCCTGAGGCCGCGGTTTTACGCGGAGCGTCTTCCCTGGCGCTCGAGGTGGCTAGATGTCGTCGGCTTTAGCTATTCCTGGTGCAGACGCCCACCGGCACTGAGGCTGGCGACACCTTCGATGTATGGTTGCTAG
- the KCNMA1 gene encoding calcium-activated potassium channel subunit alpha-1 isoform X39 has translation MANGGGGGGGSSGGGGGGGGSSLRMSSNIHANHLSLDASSSSSSSSSSSSSSSSSSSSSVHEPKMDALIIPVTMEVPCDSRGQRMWWAFLASSMVTFFGGLFIILLWRTLKYLWTVCCHCGGKTKATHFGSPEMPPAARSWSGGPPEAAVLRGASSLALEVARCRRL, from the exons ATGGCAaatggtggcggcggcggcggcggcagcagcggcggcggcggcggcggcggaggcagCAGTCTTAGAATGAGTAGCAATATCCACGCGAACCATCTCAGCCTAGAcgcgtcctcctcctcctcctcctcttcctcttcttcttcttcctcctcctcttcctcctcgtcCTCGGTCCACGAGCCCAAGATGGATGCGCTCATCATCCCGGTGACCATGGAGGTGCCGTGCGACAGCCGGGGCCAACGCATGTGGTGGGCTTTCCTGGCCTCCTCCATGGTGACTTTCTTCGGGGGCCTCTTCATCATCTTGCTCTGGCGGACGCTCAAGTACCTGTGGACCGTGTGCTGCCACTGCGGGGGCAAGACGAAG GCCACCCACTTTGGGTCCCCGGAAATGCCACCAGCAGCGCGGAGCTGGAGCGGGGGTCCGCCTGAGGCCGCGGTTTTACGCGGAGCGTCTTCCCTGGCGCTCGAGGTGGCTAGATGTCGTCGGCTTTAG
- the KCNMA1 gene encoding calcium-activated potassium channel subunit alpha-1 isoform X37 translates to MANGGGGGGGSSGGGGGGGGSSLRMSSNIHANHLSLDASSSSSSSSSSSSSSSSSSSSSVHEPKMDALIIPVTMEVPCDSRGQRMWWAFLASSMVTFFGGLFIILLWRTLKYLWTVCCHCGGKTKGCWRLRLGPGSGTHRLGCRGAGWGQPTQRGRRKLGAAGPPTLGPRKCHQQRGAGAGVRLRPRFYAERLPWRSRWLDVVGFSYSWCRRPPALRLATPSMYGC, encoded by the exons ATGGCAaatggtggcggcggcggcggcggcagcagcggcggcggcggcggcggcggaggcagCAGTCTTAGAATGAGTAGCAATATCCACGCGAACCATCTCAGCCTAGAcgcgtcctcctcctcctcctcctcttcctcttcttcttcttcctcctcctcttcctcctcgtcCTCGGTCCACGAGCCCAAGATGGATGCGCTCATCATCCCGGTGACCATGGAGGTGCCGTGCGACAGCCGGGGCCAACGCATGTGGTGGGCTTTCCTGGCCTCCTCCATGGTGACTTTCTTCGGGGGCCTCTTCATCATCTTGCTCTGGCGGACGCTCAAGTACCTGTGGACCGTGTGCTGCCACTGCGGGGGCAAGACGAAG GGTTGTTGGCGGCTGCGGCTGGGGCCGGGGTCGGGGACTCACAGGCTCGGGTGCCGTGGTGCGGGGTGGGGACAGCCAACTCAGCGGGGACGGAGGAAGCTGGGGGCAGCTGG GCCACCCACTTTGGGTCCCCGGAAATGCCACCAGCAGCGCGGAGCTGGAGCGGGGGTCCGCCTGAGGCCGCGGTTTTACGCGGAGCGTCTTCCCTGGCGCTCGAGGTGGCTAGATGTCGTCGGCTTTAGCTATTCCTGGTGCAGACGCCCACCGGCACTGAGGCTGGCGACACCTTCGATGTATGGTTGCTAG
- the KCNMA1 gene encoding calcium-activated potassium channel subunit alpha-1 isoform X40, translating to MANGGGGGGGSSGGGGGGGGSSLRMSSNIHANHLSLDASSSSSSSSSSSSSSSSSSSSSVHEPKMDALIIPVTMEVPCDSRGQRMWWAFLASSMVTFFGGLFIILLWRTLKYLWTVCCHCGGKTKVL from the exons ATGGCAaatggtggcggcggcggcggcggcagcagcggcggcggcggcggcggcggaggcagCAGTCTTAGAATGAGTAGCAATATCCACGCGAACCATCTCAGCCTAGAcgcgtcctcctcctcctcctcctcttcctcttcttcttcttcctcctcctcttcctcctcgtcCTCGGTCCACGAGCCCAAGATGGATGCGCTCATCATCCCGGTGACCATGGAGGTGCCGTGCGACAGCCGGGGCCAACGCATGTGGTGGGCTTTCCTGGCCTCCTCCATGGTGACTTTCTTCGGGGGCCTCTTCATCATCTTGCTCTGGCGGACGCTCAAGTACCTGTGGACCGTGTGCTGCCACTGCGGGGGCAAGACGAAG GTGCTCTAG